In Hydrogenovibrio marinus, a single genomic region encodes these proteins:
- a CDS encoding sensor domain-containing diguanylate cyclase, protein MDFSSSDCYRFKTFIENMNDAIVVENENGEISLANQAFCDLFNITASPEEIIGVDCAYSAQQSKHLFKDPELFIERKNEILRNKEPVRHELVEMVGDKFLERDFIPIFEDGKYVGLVWVFKDLTAHYIMESQLMMLTDKIRKQSLTDALTGIGNRRYLDNELPKYHDYARRHDTPLCIAIIDIDYFKSINDEYGHEIGDQALVHVANYLKTSIRSSDLIGRMGGEEFMVMMPETSLEDAEKWVMDLHALYRSPSTLNKRMTFSVGMSCALADQDYKVTLNRADQALYQAKREGRNRVVVSEA, encoded by the coding sequence GTGGATTTTAGCTCTTCAGATTGTTATAGGTTTAAGACATTCATCGAAAACATGAACGATGCCATTGTTGTTGAGAACGAGAATGGTGAGATATCCCTAGCGAACCAAGCCTTTTGTGATTTGTTCAATATCACAGCATCACCCGAAGAGATTATTGGCGTTGATTGTGCGTATTCGGCACAGCAATCAAAGCATCTATTTAAAGACCCCGAACTCTTTATTGAAAGAAAAAACGAAATATTGAGGAATAAAGAACCTGTCCGTCATGAATTGGTTGAAATGGTGGGGGACAAGTTTCTGGAAAGGGATTTTATTCCAATTTTTGAAGACGGTAAGTATGTGGGGTTGGTTTGGGTTTTTAAAGACCTGACAGCGCATTACATCATGGAGTCACAACTCATGATGTTGACGGACAAAATACGAAAGCAAAGCCTGACAGACGCGTTAACGGGCATTGGTAATAGAAGGTACTTGGATAATGAACTACCTAAATACCATGATTATGCCAGACGTCACGACACTCCCTTGTGTATAGCGATTATTGACATAGATTACTTTAAGTCCATCAATGATGAGTATGGTCACGAAATAGGAGATCAGGCGCTTGTCCATGTGGCAAACTACTTAAAGACGTCTATTCGTTCATCTGACTTGATTGGCCGAATGGGAGGTGAGGAGTTCATGGTGATGATGCCGGAAACTTCCCTGGAAGACGCTGAGAAATGGGTAATGGATTTGCATGCATTGTACCGTTCGCCTTCTACGCTTAATAAAAGAATGACGTTTAGTGTTGGTATGTCGTGTGCCTTAGCGGATCAAGACTATAAGGTGACATTGAATCGAGCAGATCAGGCGTTGTATCAAGCAAAAAGAGAAGGTCGAAACAGGGTTGTTGTTTCAGAGGCTTAG
- a CDS encoding DUF6858 family protein: protein MQQQFFQEKFPIYKIQFNKSESKFATVDDIIAQLRSEIEANPKAMLIAIFDHYSHTQSIEGDIRGDIKDAKNIIFCFGMKIPNPEVLAVRPRSIAVVDLGDSFMVSFMEPPMQVATDFMEDWCKALVK, encoded by the coding sequence ATGCAACAGCAGTTCTTCCAGGAAAAGTTTCCAATCTACAAGATTCAGTTTAACAAGTCCGAATCGAAATTCGCTACTGTAGACGACATCATTGCACAACTGCGGTCAGAAATCGAAGCCAACCCAAAAGCGATGCTGATCGCCATTTTCGACCACTACAGCCACACACAAAGCATTGAAGGTGACATCCGTGGAGACATCAAAGACGCCAAAAACATTATCTTCTGCTTCGGCATGAAAATCCCTAACCCCGAAGTTTTGGCAGTACGTCCGCGCTCTATTGCTGTGGTTGATCTAGGCGATTCGTTTATGGTCAGCTTTATGGAACCACCCATGCAAGTCGCTACCGACTTTATGGAAGACTGGTGCAAAGCGCTAGTGAAATAA
- the thpR gene encoding RNA 2',3'-cyclic phosphodiesterase, translating to MRIFIGIEVCDGELKDAMLSWQHNADPFLGERWRMTKPYNFHLTLRFLGQVEAAQVESIIENLPGWVSDCKALSVGSKKLNLLPSDDKVRVVTLAFENSQALQDMADRVNAGLMRLGFDAPDLPFLPHITLARHKGKPLKGFDITGVEWHQNNEVHLVVDSVSVFSSESSSSGVVYRPLFSINI from the coding sequence ATGCGCATTTTTATCGGTATTGAAGTTTGTGATGGTGAATTGAAAGATGCTATGTTGTCTTGGCAGCATAATGCGGATCCTTTTTTAGGGGAAAGATGGCGCATGACAAAACCATACAACTTTCATCTAACGCTGCGATTTCTGGGGCAGGTTGAGGCTGCTCAGGTTGAGAGCATAATTGAAAATCTACCAGGTTGGGTATCTGACTGCAAAGCTCTGAGTGTGGGGAGTAAGAAGTTAAATCTTTTACCTAGTGATGATAAGGTGAGGGTGGTGACATTGGCGTTTGAAAACTCTCAGGCATTGCAAGACATGGCGGATAGAGTCAATGCTGGACTGATGAGGTTAGGGTTTGATGCGCCAGATTTACCCTTTTTACCGCATATCACGCTTGCTCGTCATAAGGGCAAGCCTTTGAAAGGGTTTGATATAACAGGGGTAGAGTGGCATCAAAATAACGAGGTTCATTTGGTAGTTGATTCAGTCTCGGTGTTTAGTAGTGAGTCGTCATCAAGTGGTGTTGTTTATCGTCCGTTGTTTAGTATCAATATTTAG
- a CDS encoding ANTAR domain-containing response regulator, with the protein MRSKFDVLIVSDGDDVSELEAGLVSIGADQVKVLPIEQNILKALNEMPVDLMVLDVKKPTAKLFEQFSLVNEYCPKPVICFSEERDSKVIEQSVKAGVAAYIVEGKDVSRLKPIVEVAMLRFNACQAVKKELLQVKDKLSQRAIIEKAKGLLIEHKNMSEDQAYKTMRKMAMDQGKKISTIAHEICDVVAALENTMTSV; encoded by the coding sequence ATGCGTTCAAAGTTTGATGTATTGATTGTCTCGGATGGCGATGACGTTAGCGAGCTTGAGGCAGGACTGGTTTCAATTGGTGCAGATCAAGTAAAAGTATTGCCAATAGAGCAAAACATTTTGAAAGCGCTAAATGAAATGCCGGTCGATTTGATGGTATTGGATGTTAAAAAACCAACTGCGAAACTCTTTGAACAGTTTAGCTTGGTAAATGAATATTGTCCAAAGCCGGTTATTTGCTTTAGTGAAGAGCGTGATAGCAAAGTTATCGAGCAATCAGTAAAAGCTGGTGTGGCCGCTTATATAGTGGAAGGAAAGGATGTTTCCAGATTGAAACCGATTGTCGAAGTGGCAATGCTGCGTTTCAATGCATGCCAAGCGGTGAAGAAAGAATTGTTGCAGGTTAAGGATAAGCTGTCACAAAGAGCAATTATTGAGAAAGCCAAAGGTCTGTTGATAGAACATAAAAATATGTCGGAAGATCAGGCCTATAAGACTATGCGAAAAATGGCGATGGATCAGGGGAAGAAAATTTCAACGATTGCGCATGAAATATGCGACGTTGTTGCGGCATTAGAAAACACGATGACAAGTGTTTAA
- a CDS encoding sensor domain-containing phosphodiesterase, producing the protein MENLNRLDMDQIDPSELSTLNTLENKLYSVFQPIYSFSNQACVGAEALVRGRSLENGFQVPVYNCLEVPEGLTQAEFSHQLNRMHFENWAKLKRPDNWMFLNLDFEGVTSLGDLYISEFLKDLKMQGHEVVIEVVESEIKDEGLFDKVINTLRDLGCLIALDDFGAGHSNVDRIWKAQPDIVKLDRGVLLEATKSLRSQSVLRNLTNLIKQAGSICLLEGVENREQALLAMDIGVDLVQGFYFARPRQLLDRIKQGESCIKEVTEQYPAYIEEKAFLKQIQRKGYETLFESFLGMPNLAELELQMEKLLTLSFVKRFFILDQEGYQVSDEYNVEDKVKQVSVLKKGKGLCWKNRRYFVKAIQSPGRLYVSEPYRSLIDMQLCLTVSKVVYINENPFVACFDVSYVDKSTESVQISV; encoded by the coding sequence ATGGAAAATTTAAATAGGTTGGATATGGATCAAATAGACCCGTCGGAACTGTCGACGTTAAACACCCTGGAAAACAAGCTGTATTCAGTTTTTCAACCGATATATAGTTTTTCTAATCAGGCTTGCGTTGGTGCGGAAGCCTTGGTAAGAGGGCGTTCGTTGGAAAATGGCTTTCAGGTACCTGTCTATAATTGCTTGGAAGTGCCGGAGGGCTTAACACAAGCCGAATTCAGCCACCAATTGAATCGTATGCATTTTGAAAACTGGGCAAAATTGAAGCGCCCGGATAATTGGATGTTTTTAAATCTGGATTTTGAAGGTGTGACCTCTTTGGGTGACTTGTACATTTCCGAATTTCTCAAAGATCTCAAGATGCAAGGCCATGAAGTGGTTATTGAGGTTGTTGAAAGCGAGATCAAAGACGAAGGGTTGTTTGATAAAGTCATTAACACACTTAGAGATTTGGGGTGTTTGATTGCCTTGGATGACTTTGGTGCCGGACATTCGAATGTGGATCGTATCTGGAAGGCGCAACCAGATATCGTTAAGCTGGATCGAGGAGTGCTGCTTGAAGCAACTAAGAGCTTAAGAAGCCAAAGTGTGCTACGTAATCTGACCAATCTTATTAAGCAAGCAGGCAGTATCTGCCTGCTGGAAGGTGTCGAAAATAGAGAGCAAGCGCTGTTGGCGATGGACATTGGCGTTGATTTGGTTCAAGGTTTTTATTTTGCACGCCCTCGCCAGTTGTTGGATCGCATCAAGCAAGGTGAGTCTTGCATTAAGGAAGTGACTGAGCAATACCCGGCTTATATTGAAGAAAAAGCATTCTTAAAACAAATTCAGAGGAAAGGATACGAAACTTTATTTGAAAGTTTCCTGGGCATGCCGAACTTGGCGGAACTTGAACTACAGATGGAAAAATTGCTGACGTTATCTTTTGTGAAAAGGTTTTTTATCTTGGATCAAGAAGGTTATCAGGTCAGCGATGAGTACAATGTCGAAGACAAAGTCAAACAAGTTAGTGTGTTGAAGAAAGGTAAAGGTCTGTGCTGGAAGAATCGCCGTTATTTCGTCAAGGCGATACAGTCTCCGGGAAGGTTGTATGTTTCGGAGCCTTACCGGTCATTGATAGATATGCAGCTATGTCTAACGGTTTCAAAAGTGGTGTATATCAATGAAAACCCCTTTGTCGCATGCTTTGATGTCAGCTATGTCGACAAATCTACAGAGAGCGTTCAGATATCGGTTTAA
- a CDS encoding HAD-IIB family hydrolase → MSQMVIFTDLDGTLLNHHNYDYQGICPLLVKLKEMRIPVILNSSKTLDELARWQELLKLDPPVIAENGGVVLLPSHEGPKKILIGRPYSEIRSYLKHLRKSHHWDFEGFGDWTVAEVMNKTGLKVKEAALAKEREVTEPIIWKDSPEALEQFEIELEKEDLILKKGGRFYHVMGKHDKADAMQLLVNKEYFSCGSLCKIIALGDSDNDLAMLNYADTAVVLPAASGEKLEVAGAIYVEDHAPLGWVKAVESIVGL, encoded by the coding sequence ATGAGTCAAATGGTTATTTTCACCGATTTGGATGGAACTCTACTGAATCATCATAACTATGATTATCAGGGGATTTGTCCACTTCTGGTTAAGCTAAAGGAGATGAGGATTCCGGTGATCTTGAATTCAAGCAAGACATTGGATGAACTGGCCCGTTGGCAAGAACTGCTGAAGCTTGATCCGCCTGTTATTGCAGAAAATGGTGGCGTGGTGCTATTGCCCTCCCATGAAGGGCCTAAAAAAATATTGATTGGCAGGCCCTATAGCGAAATCCGCTCTTATTTGAAGCACTTGAGGAAGTCACATCATTGGGATTTTGAAGGTTTTGGCGACTGGACGGTGGCAGAAGTGATGAACAAAACCGGTTTGAAGGTCAAAGAGGCTGCATTGGCAAAAGAGCGTGAAGTAACCGAACCGATTATTTGGAAGGATTCACCAGAGGCTTTAGAGCAGTTTGAAATCGAGTTGGAAAAAGAAGATTTGATCCTGAAGAAAGGTGGACGTTTTTACCATGTGATGGGCAAGCATGACAAAGCCGATGCCATGCAACTCTTGGTGAATAAGGAATATTTCAGTTGTGGCAGTCTATGCAAAATTATTGCATTGGGTGACAGTGATAATGATTTGGCGATGTTGAATTATGCCGATACCGCGGTGGTTTTGCCGGCGGCTTCGGGTGAAAAACTGGAGGTGGCAGGTGCGATTTATGTTGAAGATCATGCGCCACTAGGTTGGGTGAAAGCTGTTGAGTCGATTGTAGGGTTATAA
- a CDS encoding glycosyltransferase family protein, whose translation MGDFFQNGTVTTFHNLTDRPVEELERELLNFSQSKPLGIILPSLFSELEGPALKHIVSELKKVPYLSQIVIGLDKANAEQFAFAKEYFAELGNVKIVWNDGPRMQAMTAKLKEQDLAPLERGKGSNVWNCYGYVLASDQVEAVALHDCDVLTYDRSLLARLIYPVAHPTFNFVFSKGYYPRYADGKLNGRASRLLVTPLLRALKGVVGDDALLDYLDSFRYPLAGEFAMDVHCLKEIRIPYDWGLEIGVMSEVLRNYSNRRICQVDIADVYDHKHQNVSFEDKTAGLSRMSQDIAKSLFRKLAVRGHEFSRSTLRTIRAKYYRTALDQLESYAFDAEMNGLRLDLHSEEKVIELFAKNIMDAGVGFIDNPGEMPFMPNWNRVVSACPTILEEIKLAVELDNA comes from the coding sequence ATGGGTGATTTTTTTCAAAACGGAACAGTAACGACATTTCATAATCTAACGGATAGGCCGGTTGAAGAGTTGGAAAGAGAGCTTCTCAATTTCAGTCAATCCAAACCACTCGGTATTATCCTGCCATCCTTATTCAGCGAGCTTGAAGGGCCTGCGCTGAAACACATCGTGAGCGAATTGAAAAAAGTGCCATATCTCAGTCAGATTGTTATCGGTCTGGACAAAGCCAATGCTGAGCAGTTTGCTTTTGCCAAGGAATATTTCGCTGAATTGGGGAATGTCAAAATTGTCTGGAATGATGGTCCTCGTATGCAAGCCATGACTGCCAAGCTGAAAGAACAAGACCTAGCACCATTGGAACGAGGGAAGGGCAGTAATGTCTGGAACTGCTATGGCTACGTTTTGGCGTCAGATCAAGTGGAGGCGGTCGCCCTGCATGATTGCGATGTACTGACCTATGACAGAAGCTTGTTGGCACGTTTGATTTACCCTGTGGCTCACCCGACATTTAACTTTGTTTTCTCAAAGGGTTATTACCCAAGATATGCAGATGGCAAACTTAACGGTCGGGCTTCGCGTTTGTTGGTGACGCCGCTGTTACGTGCCTTGAAAGGTGTCGTGGGAGATGATGCCTTATTGGATTATCTGGACAGCTTCCGTTACCCGTTGGCAGGTGAGTTTGCGATGGATGTTCATTGTTTGAAAGAAATTCGCATTCCATACGACTGGGGCTTGGAAATCGGGGTGATGTCGGAGGTCTTGAGAAACTATTCAAATCGCCGTATTTGCCAAGTGGACATTGCAGATGTTTACGATCATAAACATCAGAATGTTTCATTTGAAGACAAAACGGCTGGGTTGTCTCGAATGAGTCAGGATATTGCCAAATCGCTATTCAGAAAACTGGCCGTGAGAGGACATGAGTTTTCTCGCAGTACCTTGAGAACGATTCGCGCCAAGTATTACCGAACGGCATTGGATCAGCTTGAATCCTATGCATTCGATGCGGAGATGAACGGTTTAAGGTTGGATTTGCACTCGGAAGAGAAGGTGATTGAATTGTTCGCGAAAAACATCATGGATGCCGGCGTCGGTTTTATCGACAACCCGGGAGAAATGCCGTTTATGCCGAACTGGAATCGTGTTGTCAGTGCTTGCCCGACCATTCTCGAAGAGATCAAATTGGCTGTAGAGTTGGATAACGCCTAA
- a CDS encoding sugar phosphorylase — translation MSNETLRQIETKLQSLYPEKEAAYAYQRIVEMIEAFPKSNFEGERWSQEDALLITYGDTFLQEDLAPLETLKKFLQTHIKDAINTVHILPFFPYSSDDGFSVIDYKMVDPDLGDWEHVEGLKEAYDLMFDFVVNHVSRESLWFTDYKADREPYNRFFIEMEGKEDVSQVTRPRNSPLLVPAYTHRGRKMVWATFSSDQIDLNFKEVEVLIKMVEVLLMYLEKGARLIRLDAIAFLWKELGSNCIHLPQTHTAVKLFRDIMSVARPEAIMLTETNVPHQENLSYFGNQDEAHMVYQFALAPLVLHALHRGDGQYLTQWASELGEPPEGCTFLNFTASHDGIGVRPIEGILPKREVDDLITGMHRLGGFVSMKSNPDGTESPYEINIALFSAFRETHMSNGPDQWQVDRFICSQNIMMTLQGIPAFYVHSLVATPNDLDGVEKTGRTRSINRRKWDYEYLQALIESGRTSNAEVIKRLTNILQRRKKHKAFHPDTPQQIVDLGSDFFALWRDGEGLVFPLLAIHNLTNDIKILNLSEIAGIERHNYWVNLLDNQGVSSQEEKYVIQPYQSIWLMPESVDSVSALWAPFTP, via the coding sequence ATGAGTAATGAAACGCTTCGTCAGATAGAAACCAAACTGCAATCACTCTATCCTGAAAAAGAGGCGGCTTATGCTTACCAACGTATCGTCGAAATGATAGAAGCCTTTCCTAAGTCAAACTTCGAAGGAGAGCGTTGGAGTCAGGAAGATGCGTTGTTGATCACCTATGGCGATACGTTCCTACAAGAAGATTTGGCACCACTGGAAACTTTGAAGAAGTTTTTACAGACGCATATCAAAGATGCCATCAATACTGTTCACATCCTGCCGTTTTTTCCTTACAGCTCGGATGATGGTTTTTCGGTTATCGACTATAAAATGGTCGATCCTGATTTGGGCGATTGGGAACATGTCGAAGGCTTGAAAGAAGCTTATGATTTGATGTTCGATTTTGTTGTGAATCACGTCTCTCGTGAAAGCTTATGGTTTACCGACTATAAGGCGGACAGGGAGCCCTACAATCGCTTCTTTATTGAAATGGAAGGTAAAGAGGATGTGTCTCAAGTAACGCGTCCAAGAAACTCTCCGCTACTGGTTCCAGCCTATACACACCGTGGACGCAAGATGGTTTGGGCGACTTTCAGCTCCGATCAAATTGACTTGAACTTTAAAGAAGTGGAAGTCTTGATCAAGATGGTCGAAGTGCTCTTGATGTATCTGGAAAAAGGGGCGCGTCTGATTCGTTTGGATGCCATTGCTTTCCTGTGGAAAGAGTTGGGAAGTAACTGTATTCACTTGCCGCAAACCCATACTGCCGTGAAATTGTTTAGAGACATTATGTCCGTGGCGCGCCCTGAAGCTATTATGCTGACAGAGACCAATGTGCCGCATCAGGAAAACCTGTCGTATTTCGGTAACCAGGATGAAGCCCACATGGTGTACCAATTTGCTTTGGCGCCATTGGTGTTGCATGCGCTGCACCGTGGTGACGGGCAGTATCTGACGCAATGGGCGAGTGAGTTGGGTGAACCGCCGGAAGGTTGTACTTTCTTAAACTTTACCGCTTCACATGATGGAATTGGCGTGCGCCCAATTGAAGGTATTTTGCCAAAACGTGAAGTGGATGATCTGATTACCGGTATGCACCGTTTGGGTGGATTCGTATCCATGAAAAGTAACCCTGATGGTACGGAAAGCCCTTATGAAATCAATATCGCTTTGTTCAGTGCTTTCCGCGAAACGCATATGTCCAATGGACCGGATCAATGGCAGGTGGATCGTTTTATTTGTTCCCAGAATATTATGATGACCTTACAGGGAATTCCCGCATTTTATGTTCATAGCTTGGTGGCGACACCCAATGACTTGGATGGGGTTGAGAAAACAGGGCGAACGCGTTCCATCAACCGTCGTAAGTGGGACTATGAATACCTTCAAGCATTGATCGAAAGTGGTAGAACTTCTAATGCTGAGGTCATTAAGCGTCTGACGAATATTCTGCAAAGACGTAAAAAACATAAAGCATTCCATCCAGATACACCGCAGCAGATTGTTGATTTGGGAAGTGATTTCTTTGCGTTATGGAGAGATGGGGAGGGGTTAGTTTTCCCGTTGTTGGCAATTCACAACCTGACGAATGACATCAAAATATTGAACTTATCTGAGATAGCGGGCATAGAGCGACACAATTACTGGGTGAACCTATTGGATAATCAAGGGGTTAGTAGTCAAGAAGAGAAGTACGTGATTCAGCCGTATCAATCTATTTGGTTGATGCCGGAATCCGTTGATAGTGTTTCTGCTCTGTGGGCGCCGTTTACACCTTAA
- a CDS encoding YebC/PmpR family DNA-binding transcriptional regulator, giving the protein MGRAYQNRKDSMAKTSNMKAKVYSKFSKEIYVSAKNGGTDPTANLSLSHLIEKAKQNQVPAHVIDKALEKASGAGGEDFVTVRFEGFGPGGCMMIVDCLTDNNNRTFGEVRGVFNKIKAKLGTQGTTAHMFDHRAVFEFKHDDEDAVLEALMEADVDVSDVESEEGLVRVLTPPTEYFKARTALMDTFPGVAFETDEITFIPQTYTLLQGEELETFEKFMDLLNDLDDVQEIYHNVEVED; this is encoded by the coding sequence ATGGGAAGAGCCTATCAAAACCGTAAGGATTCCATGGCAAAGACCTCCAATATGAAAGCGAAGGTCTACTCAAAGTTCAGTAAAGAAATTTACGTTAGCGCCAAAAATGGCGGGACAGATCCGACGGCTAATTTGTCATTGTCCCATTTGATTGAAAAAGCCAAACAAAACCAAGTGCCTGCACACGTTATTGATAAAGCGCTGGAAAAGGCTTCTGGTGCAGGTGGTGAAGATTTCGTAACGGTTCGTTTCGAAGGGTTCGGTCCAGGCGGCTGTATGATGATTGTTGACTGTCTAACCGACAACAACAACCGTACGTTTGGCGAAGTCAGGGGGGTATTCAACAAAATTAAAGCGAAGTTGGGTACGCAGGGCACAACCGCACATATGTTTGACCACCGTGCAGTGTTCGAGTTCAAGCATGACGATGAAGACGCGGTATTGGAAGCTTTGATGGAAGCGGATGTTGATGTGTCGGATGTTGAGTCGGAAGAAGGTTTGGTTCGCGTATTGACCCCACCAACAGAATACTTCAAGGCAAGAACGGCATTGATGGACACTTTCCCGGGTGTGGCGTTTGAAACCGATGAAATCACTTTTATTCCTCAAACCTACACTTTGCTGCAAGGCGAAGAGTTAGAAACTTTTGAGAAGTTTATGGATTTGTTGAACGACCTTGATGATGTTCAGGAAATCTATCACAACGTTGAAGTAGAAGATTAA
- a CDS encoding patatin-like phospholipase family protein, which produces MKHSLLILLIISVQLFSYAHASELQTPSTPVQPTPGPEVKGEKTPEHVRPKIGLVLAGGGARGLAHIGVIKALEARHIPIDYISGTSMGALIGGLYAAGLPIKQIEHFVTHVDWEQTFNDDPKRYYQSFRRKQQQFGYYIKGEVGMHDWTFRLPNGLIQGQKQDVLLESLLLNTAPSENFDKLPIPFRAVATDIATGQSVVLKQGNLSQALRASMSVPGIFAPVKIGKHLLVDGGITDNTPIDVVRKMGADIVIVSDIHDERAHRDKLKSFVDITNQLITGLTLNNSLQQLSTLTSKDVLICPDLTGFTSTDFDKSILFIERGEQAVTKHDNALRKLALPEPYSPPNEHRSHSLLVKTIELDNKTGIANNVILHYIHQKTERPLDRTQLETDLSYLYGLGFFKNVSYDFINHEGQGKLVIHTSEPEWGPNFFKLKFNLASNLGDDTQFNLGFKHTYQPVNDMGAEWKNELQIGEIQHARTEFYQPITQGQRLYVKPFADYQDENYLYNNASFGTFSIALDKKRIQTGLELGVNITTNNRLFTQYYYESGELVIGHKTSKEIRDKYHQTATTVGLAHDTLDHVAFPTSGTLLYYGFSGISSKYEPSLESHTDVFKLSSYRSFHRHTFNFYAEYTDMNGPIGFESSQFYTLGGFQRLSGFRQNELIGNQIVFARLKYIYRLLGESNSVFHFPLYLGATMEAGNVFGSYTAPEKIDWDKTKQAVSVFLGMNTPLGPAYLAYGYHNPSKQSIYFYFGKSFD; this is translated from the coding sequence ATGAAACACTCCCTGCTTATCCTGCTAATAATCAGTGTTCAGTTGTTTTCTTATGCTCATGCCAGCGAACTTCAAACACCTTCAACTCCTGTACAACCCACACCGGGCCCAGAGGTAAAAGGCGAAAAAACGCCTGAACATGTCCGCCCGAAAATCGGGCTGGTGCTCGCTGGCGGTGGCGCTAGAGGGCTTGCCCACATTGGAGTCATCAAAGCGTTAGAAGCCAGACACATTCCTATCGACTATATCTCTGGAACCAGCATGGGCGCATTGATAGGCGGTCTCTATGCTGCAGGTTTACCCATTAAGCAAATAGAGCACTTCGTTACCCATGTCGACTGGGAGCAAACTTTCAATGACGATCCAAAACGTTACTACCAGTCGTTTCGACGTAAGCAACAGCAGTTTGGTTACTACATCAAAGGCGAAGTCGGCATGCATGACTGGACTTTCCGTCTGCCCAACGGCTTGATTCAAGGACAGAAACAAGACGTCCTACTGGAAAGCCTGTTGCTCAATACCGCGCCGTCGGAGAACTTTGACAAACTCCCCATTCCTTTCCGAGCAGTTGCTACCGATATTGCCACAGGTCAAAGCGTTGTTTTAAAACAAGGAAACCTGTCTCAAGCATTGAGAGCTAGTATGTCTGTACCGGGTATTTTTGCACCGGTTAAAATCGGAAAACACCTCTTGGTGGACGGAGGCATTACCGACAACACCCCCATTGACGTGGTACGAAAGATGGGCGCAGACATTGTTATCGTTTCCGATATACATGACGAGCGAGCACACCGTGACAAACTCAAAAGCTTTGTCGACATCACCAATCAATTGATTACCGGTCTAACACTCAACAACAGCTTGCAACAGCTTTCTACACTGACTTCGAAAGATGTCCTGATTTGTCCTGACTTAACTGGGTTCACCTCTACTGACTTTGACAAAAGCATCTTATTTATCGAACGTGGCGAGCAAGCTGTAACCAAGCATGATAATGCACTAAGAAAACTGGCACTGCCTGAGCCTTACAGTCCACCTAACGAACATCGCAGTCATTCTTTGCTTGTCAAAACAATCGAACTAGACAATAAAACAGGCATTGCTAACAACGTTATCCTGCATTATATCCATCAGAAAACCGAACGACCGCTAGACAGAACCCAACTGGAAACGGATCTCTCATATCTGTATGGTTTGGGTTTTTTCAAAAATGTCAGTTATGACTTCATCAACCACGAAGGTCAAGGAAAGTTGGTGATACATACTTCCGAACCTGAGTGGGGACCAAACTTCTTTAAACTCAAATTTAACCTGGCTTCAAACCTTGGAGACGACACCCAATTCAACTTGGGCTTCAAACACACCTACCAGCCAGTGAATGATATGGGGGCTGAATGGAAAAATGAATTACAGATCGGTGAGATTCAACATGCACGCACTGAGTTCTACCAGCCCATTACCCAAGGACAACGTCTTTACGTCAAACCCTTCGCTGATTACCAGGACGAAAACTACCTTTATAACAATGCATCTTTCGGAACCTTCTCTATTGCTCTAGATAAAAAGCGCATACAAACCGGCTTGGAACTTGGCGTTAACATCACCACCAACAACAGACTGTTCACCCAGTATTACTATGAAAGTGGTGAGTTGGTTATCGGGCACAAAACCTCAAAAGAAATCCGCGACAAATACCACCAAACCGCCACCACCGTCGGGCTTGCGCATGACACACTAGACCATGTCGCTTTCCCAACATCCGGTACGCTGCTATATTACGGTTTTTCGGGCATTTCCAGCAAATATGAACCTTCATTGGAAAGCCACACGGATGTTTTCAAGCTCTCGAGCTACCGCTCTTTTCACCGACATACCTTCAATTTCTATGCGGAATACACCGATATGAACGGCCCTATCGGTTTTGAGAGTAGTCAGTTTTATACTTTGGGTGGTTTCCAGAGGTTATCCGGATTTCGTCAAAACGAGTTGATAGGTAACCAGATCGTCTTTGCTCGATTGAAGTACATCTACCGCCTGCTGGGTGAAAGCAACTCCGTATTTCACTTTCCGCTTTATCTGGGTGCTACCATGGAAGCCGGGAATGTATTTGGTAGCTATACAGCGCCAGAGAAAATCGACTGGGATAAGACTAAACAAGCTGTCAGTGTTTTCCTCGGCATGAATACGCCTTTAGGACCTGCATATCTTGCCTACGGATATCACAATCCAAGTAAGCAATCTATTTACTTCTATTTTGGAAAGAGCTTTGACTAG